The following are encoded together in the Candidatus Cloacimonadota bacterium genome:
- a CDS encoding ABC transporter permease: MIKNYLKIALRNILRHKGYSIINILGLTIGVTACLLIVLFIKYEYSFEDMHAKRDRIYRVLTIDSALGTNKQRVGITMPALGPAMVENLPEVEDAVRISGGRQTLMQREGEEGIFSENARSASGNFFTFFDYSFIEGDPTTALTEPYTIVLTKSLADKLYKEDSGFDQTITAQGLEFTVTGIIEDLPDNTHFTFDALVSLATFESLARANQPENSTQPIWLESWGLVAMPTYMLLKEGTSVEGLAEKLTALCRENDVDENFEITLQPLNDVHLHSSDIIFDPIGKKGDVKNIYIFSAIVFLILVIAAVNYMNLSTARSIQRAKEVGMRKVVGSSLNQLRIQFIGESLFTSFVAILLAIPIVDISTPLLNNIAGTSIQFNVSELGILILPIALIWIFIGIVAGLYPAFILSSFKPSTILKGAYQKSKGGVILRKILVIFQFTLSVALIGLSIIIQQQMHYINSKDLGYNKDQIVSFIMNHPDVSPNSEAYISKLLEHTGIEAVGRSTNLPGNTFGRTGLTPEGTSEDDIYIWRNFGINDEFIPAMDMKIVEGRNFSPDLDVNQDNRVLINQTAARQVGWDAAVGRKLYFGDADSLGSEVIGVVKDFHTDGLHQPVEPIVIFRLPDSTGAFVVAKIKQGNVHNAMSYIKQTWKDLFPDNPIKYTFLDESLQILYDQDVRTGVVVNIFSALAIFVACLGLFGLASFSISQKMKEISIRRVLGASSSSITGLLAFNFLKLVIIANVIAIPLAWFASKQWLQGFAYRINMNVVTFIVAVLISILASILTVSFQTLKAAHTNPAKNIRYE; the protein is encoded by the coding sequence ATGATCAAAAATTATCTTAAGATCGCATTAAGAAATATCCTCAGGCATAAAGGATATTCCATTATCAATATACTTGGTCTTACAATAGGTGTTACAGCATGTTTGTTGATCGTTCTTTTTATCAAATATGAATATTCCTTTGAAGATATGCATGCAAAGAGAGATAGAATTTATCGTGTACTTACTATTGATAGTGCACTGGGAACCAATAAGCAACGAGTAGGGATAACCATGCCGGCTCTTGGTCCTGCAATGGTGGAAAACTTACCTGAAGTTGAAGACGCTGTCAGAATTTCCGGGGGCAGACAAACCCTCATGCAAAGAGAAGGTGAAGAGGGTATCTTCAGTGAAAATGCAAGATCAGCAAGCGGAAATTTCTTCACATTTTTTGACTATTCCTTCATTGAAGGAGATCCCACAACAGCTCTAACTGAACCGTATACAATTGTTCTCACAAAATCCCTCGCAGATAAACTCTACAAAGAAGATTCTGGATTTGATCAAACAATAACTGCCCAAGGACTGGAATTCACAGTAACTGGAATTATTGAAGATCTTCCCGATAACACACATTTTACTTTTGACGCACTTGTATCCCTTGCCACGTTCGAATCTCTTGCTCGTGCAAACCAACCTGAAAATTCAACACAACCAATCTGGTTAGAGAGTTGGGGGCTGGTTGCAATGCCAACGTATATGCTCCTGAAAGAAGGCACATCCGTCGAGGGTCTTGCAGAAAAACTTACCGCATTATGCAGAGAAAATGATGTTGACGAAAATTTTGAAATTACCCTCCAACCACTCAATGATGTTCATCTTCATTCTTCGGATATAATCTTCGACCCGATTGGAAAAAAGGGTGATGTTAAGAATATATATATCTTTTCAGCGATCGTTTTTCTCATCCTCGTTATTGCTGCAGTGAATTACATGAATCTGTCAACTGCCAGAAGCATTCAGCGCGCAAAAGAAGTTGGAATGAGAAAGGTGGTAGGTTCAAGTTTGAATCAACTCCGAATCCAGTTTATAGGTGAATCTCTCTTTACATCTTTTGTTGCAATTCTTCTCGCAATCCCGATTGTGGATATTTCTACACCACTGCTGAACAACATAGCCGGAACATCGATCCAGTTCAATGTGTCTGAACTCGGCATACTCATCCTTCCGATAGCACTTATATGGATCTTCATCGGGATCGTTGCCGGACTGTATCCTGCCTTCATCCTTTCGAGTTTTAAGCCATCAACTATTCTTAAAGGAGCATATCAGAAAAGCAAAGGTGGTGTGATTTTAAGAAAAATACTTGTGATTTTCCAATTCACATTATCAGTCGCACTAATCGGGCTCAGCATCATTATTCAGCAGCAGATGCATTACATCAATTCCAAAGATCTGGGATATAATAAAGATCAGATCGTATCGTTCATTATGAACCATCCAGATGTTTCTCCGAATTCTGAAGCTTATATTTCAAAACTATTGGAACATACAGGAATAGAAGCGGTTGGTCGTTCTACAAATCTACCGGGTAATACATTTGGAAGAACTGGCTTAACTCCTGAAGGGACATCAGAGGATGATATTTACATCTGGAGAAATTTCGGGATCAATGATGAATTCATTCCTGCCATGGATATGAAGATCGTGGAAGGAAGAAACTTCAGTCCTGATCTCGATGTAAATCAGGATAATCGAGTTTTAATAAATCAAACTGCTGCACGGCAGGTCGGTTGGGATGCAGCAGTGGGAAGGAAATTATATTTTGGTGATGCGGACAGTCTCGGCTCAGAAGTTATTGGTGTTGTAAAAGACTTCCATACAGATGGTTTACACCAGCCCGTCGAACCGATTGTGATCTTTCGGCTTCCTGATTCGACAGGTGCATTTGTCGTTGCAAAGATCAAACAAGGTAATGTTCATAACGCAATGAGTTATATCAAGCAAACCTGGAAAGACCTTTTTCCGGACAATCCTATTAAATATACTTTCCTTGATGAATCTCTTCAAATACTCTATGATCAGGATGTCAGAACAGGTGTTGTTGTAAATATCTTTTCTGCACTTGCGATCTTCGTTGCGTGTCTCGGTCTCTTTGGACTCGCCAGCTTCTCGATATCGCAAAAAATGAAAGAGATCAGCATACGAAGAGTTCTGGGTGCTAGTTCGAGTAGTATTACGGGATTACTTGCTTTCAATTTCCTTAAATTGGTGATCATTGCAAACGTCATCGCGATTCCGCTTGCATGGTTCGCTTCAAAACAGTGGTTGCAAGGTTTTGCCTATCGCATCAACATGAACGTTGTTACGTTTATCGTTGCAGTGCTTATATCTATACTTGCATCTATCCTTACAGTCAGTTTTCAGACACTTAAAGCTGCTCATACCAATCCGGCAAAAAACATCAGGTACGAATAA
- a CDS encoding ABC transporter permease: protein MIKNYIKVALRNILRRKGFSFINIIGLATGMAVCILILLWVRDEYNYDRFNAKADSIYRINFSYLSNNETKHHWRTPPPMARTIKKKYPEIEDAARFHNEGQVLVSVDNKKLKLIAGYTDNSLFNIFTLPFAQGDQTTALVDPSSAVISQKMADTFFPDENPIGKTISINNQLDLMVDGVLEPLPAGSHLVFDLLMSFKHLPDIMGYGGEDEWGDFGFNTFILLNKSASIDQTEKNINMCVDEILPELGRKFYLQPLKKMHLYNLDGHSGRILYVYIFSSIALFILIIACINFMNLSTVRSMQRAREIGIRKVVGAVRHQLRVQFICESVMLSMIALLVAILMVELLMPIFNTLTGKALSFDIFNSSISLSLLFITLVTGLLSGLYPAFLLSSFKPVKVLKGNPRGDSNTLRKCLVVLQFTLSTILIFSTIVVAKQIKFIQNQNLGFNRQNVVYLPLNNDFYEHSDALKEELLKDPNILNVTRTSSKLGLGPKWSMTIENWEGKNGESTLTLPLISCDSDFLETFGLELVAGEFYTEDFYSQKGGFEFILNETAVKTAGIEDPIGKSFHNGTIKGVIKDFNFSSLHNNIDPLALVTVPEWDNYVAIKISGYNIEKTIKYIEEVSKKIAPEFLFEYSFLDSEFDGMYQSEIRLGKLFNYFSLFAIIISCLGLLGLSSYMIQQRTKEIGLRKVLGSSVSGIIQQLSTQFIKWIILANIIALPIAYFIMDKWLQNFAFKTSISIYIFIVTGCIALLTSLITISVQTIRAAKLNPVDSIKYE from the coding sequence ATGATAAAAAACTATATAAAAGTAGCATTAAGAAATATTCTTCGAAGAAAAGGGTTCTCGTTCATAAACATAATCGGTCTTGCGACGGGAATGGCAGTTTGTATCCTCATTCTGTTATGGGTTCGAGATGAATATAATTATGACAGATTCAATGCGAAGGCTGATAGTATCTATCGAATAAATTTCTCATACCTCTCAAATAATGAGACAAAGCATCACTGGCGAACCCCCCCTCCAATGGCTCGTACGATTAAAAAGAAATATCCTGAAATTGAAGATGCAGCGAGGTTTCATAATGAAGGACAGGTTCTTGTAAGTGTTGATAATAAAAAACTTAAGCTTATAGCAGGATATACTGACAATTCTCTCTTTAACATCTTCACCCTTCCTTTTGCTCAGGGAGATCAAACGACTGCTTTAGTAGATCCTTCTTCAGCGGTTATATCTCAAAAAATGGCTGACACATTCTTTCCGGATGAAAATCCGATTGGAAAAACTATTTCAATAAATAACCAACTAGATCTTATGGTTGACGGTGTTCTCGAACCGTTGCCAGCCGGAAGCCATTTGGTATTCGATCTCTTGATGTCTTTCAAGCATCTTCCGGATATTATGGGATATGGCGGTGAAGATGAGTGGGGTGATTTCGGATTCAACACGTTTATTCTGCTCAATAAATCTGCTTCGATCGACCAGACCGAGAAGAACATCAACATGTGTGTAGATGAGATCCTCCCAGAATTAGGCAGAAAATTCTATTTGCAGCCCTTAAAGAAAATGCACCTCTATAATCTGGATGGCCATTCAGGAAGAATATTATACGTCTATATCTTTTCCTCTATTGCTCTTTTCATCCTCATCATAGCATGCATAAATTTCATGAACCTTTCAACGGTGCGATCAATGCAGAGAGCTCGGGAGATTGGTATACGAAAGGTTGTCGGTGCAGTTCGTCATCAGCTGAGAGTTCAATTTATCTGTGAATCCGTTATGCTTTCTATGATTGCTCTTCTTGTTGCCATTCTAATGGTAGAACTTCTTATGCCGATCTTCAATACTCTGACCGGGAAAGCATTATCTTTTGATATTTTCAACAGCAGTATTTCGCTTTCTCTTCTTTTTATCACCCTTGTCACCGGACTGCTTTCCGGACTGTATCCAGCATTCCTCCTTTCCTCGTTCAAGCCGGTTAAGGTTTTGAAGGGAAATCCAAGAGGAGACTCAAATACACTCAGAAAATGTCTTGTTGTACTACAGTTCACCCTTTCCACGATTCTCATTTTCTCAACAATTGTTGTGGCAAAGCAGATAAAATTTATACAGAATCAGAACTTAGGATTTAACAGGCAGAATGTTGTATATTTACCTCTTAATAATGATTTTTATGAACATTCAGATGCTTTAAAAGAGGAACTGCTTAAGGATCCAAACATCCTGAATGTAACTAGAACATCCAGCAAGTTAGGTCTTGGACCAAAATGGAGTATGACCATAGAAAATTGGGAAGGCAAAAATGGAGAATCAACACTCACGCTACCTCTCATTTCTTGCGACAGTGATTTCCTAGAAACATTTGGATTAGAATTAGTGGCAGGTGAGTTTTATACTGAAGATTTCTATAGTCAGAAAGGTGGTTTTGAATTCATACTGAACGAAACTGCAGTCAAAACCGCTGGCATAGAAGATCCAATCGGCAAGTCATTCCACAACGGCACGATAAAAGGTGTGATAAAGGATTTCAATTTCAGTTCTCTACATAATAATATTGATCCTCTTGCCCTGGTAACTGTTCCAGAATGGGACAATTATGTTGCCATTAAAATATCCGGATATAACATAGAAAAGACCATCAAGTATATTGAAGAAGTAAGCAAAAAAATTGCTCCCGAATTTCTCTTTGAGTATAGTTTTCTTGATAGCGAGTTTGATGGTATGTATCAATCAGAAATCCGACTAGGTAAACTCTTCAATTACTTTTCACTCTTTGCAATTATCATATCATGCCTTGGACTACTTGGATTATCATCCTATATGATACAGCAAAGAACAAAAGAGATCGGACTGCGCAAAGTACTCGGTTCATCGGTTTCCGGGATCATACAACAACTTTCTACCCAGTTCATTAAGTGGATCATTCTTGCAAATATAATTGCTCTTCCCATTGCCTACTTTATCATGGATAAGTGGCTTCAGAATTTCGCATTCAAGACATCTATCAGCATCTATATATTCATCGTCACAGGCTGTATCGCTCTGCTGACTTCATTAATAACCATAAGCGTCCAAACCATTAGAGCAGCAAAACTTAATCCGGTTGATTCCATAAAATATGAATAA
- a CDS encoding ABC transporter permease → MFKNFISVTFRNLIRQKIFSIITILGFSIGLAIFILISSLVIIDLTYDTFHKDIKNIYRVTTREDSEGDNQIVYGITSGPLVKSLKEDFPEVSHSVRIASMGSSFTREISNDDSPPEEIRAFLIGADPDFFEIFNFPIIQGNNENPLVDPHGVYITEEFSEKLFGEENPIGKPIYFIGYEDKFVAGVIKDLPLNTQIRFSVVYPIDLELNPIWWDSWTNAALSGYIKVIDNVNMQELKDKINVHSHENGFAKIWTAEFIPMKDMHLKSEHLSFNLMNVGHKDSASVYTSLLIAFLVLLIASFNYVNLTTAKAMRRAREVGVRKVIGGQRSQVMRQFLGESIVITYISTLFALVLLEIFIPILELPFKGIFELLAVNYLLIGTLIIPLVIGICAGLYPALIMSNFKPIIVLKGAFSKTKKGLALRKILVVGQFTITISLISALLIAGQHMKFLQKVDLGYNRENVYLISNINIPENREVFNDKIRSIPGVEYVASIGSLPGGTLQKYQIKTFAESGEKDGMYDRLIVDDNLIPALNMRIIKGRNFSRSLSTDTLRSIILNETAVKYAGWDDPIGKTVKLFNEDETTEEREVIGIVKDFNFTTVKREINPMFIVYDDRMYQTMVKLDGRNDEETLEKITSAHLELVPDGDLHVETFDQQFSYQFYRERNFSDQIRIFSIIAIIISCMGLLGLSAFMTEQRTKEIGIRKVMGATSKKIAFLLTKSFLKWVLIANVLAIPITWYAMSKWIDGFVYRSSINPIIFVLSGIIVVLIATFAVSFQTIRAANLNPVKSIKYE, encoded by the coding sequence ATGTTTAAGAATTTTATATCGGTCACTTTCCGTAATCTTATCAGGCAGAAGATATTCTCTATTATTACAATATTGGGTTTCTCGATCGGGCTTGCTATCTTCATTCTCATATCCTCACTGGTGATCATAGATCTTACATACGACACCTTTCACAAAGATATCAAAAACATCTACCGTGTAACCACTCGAGAAGATTCTGAAGGTGACAATCAGATCGTTTATGGAATCACATCTGGTCCGCTTGTAAAGAGCTTGAAAGAGGATTTCCCGGAAGTATCTCATTCCGTCCGCATAGCTTCAATGGGTTCTTCATTCACAAGAGAAATTAGCAATGATGATTCACCTCCCGAAGAGATCCGAGCTTTTTTAATTGGTGCTGATCCAGATTTCTTTGAAATCTTCAATTTCCCGATCATTCAAGGTAATAACGAAAATCCGCTTGTCGATCCTCACGGAGTATATATTACCGAGGAATTCTCGGAAAAATTATTTGGTGAAGAAAATCCAATAGGAAAACCCATCTATTTTATAGGATATGAAGACAAATTCGTTGCAGGCGTCATAAAAGATCTTCCTCTGAATACACAAATTAGGTTCAGCGTTGTCTATCCGATTGATCTTGAATTAAATCCTATTTGGTGGGATTCCTGGACAAATGCTGCACTTTCCGGATATATAAAAGTTATCGATAACGTCAACATGCAAGAGTTGAAGGATAAGATTAATGTTCACAGCCATGAGAACGGATTTGCCAAGATCTGGACTGCAGAATTTATACCTATGAAGGATATGCACCTGAAATCCGAACACCTCAGTTTCAATCTTATGAATGTGGGGCATAAAGATTCTGCAAGTGTGTATACTTCCCTTTTGATCGCTTTCCTCGTTCTGCTTATCGCTTCTTTTAACTATGTCAACCTGACAACGGCAAAAGCAATGAGAAGAGCTCGAGAAGTTGGAGTGCGTAAAGTAATCGGTGGACAACGTAGCCAGGTCATGAGGCAGTTTCTTGGAGAATCAATCGTAATAACATATATATCAACACTTTTTGCCCTGGTTCTTCTCGAGATATTTATCCCTATTCTCGAACTCCCTTTCAAGGGAATTTTCGAACTGCTTGCTGTAAATTATCTGCTCATCGGAACGCTGATTATTCCTCTTGTTATAGGCATCTGTGCCGGTCTTTATCCAGCATTGATCATGTCTAACTTCAAGCCGATCATTGTCCTCAAAGGCGCTTTTTCCAAAACAAAAAAAGGACTTGCTTTACGAAAGATCCTTGTGGTGGGACAATTCACGATCACGATTTCTCTTATATCTGCACTTCTTATTGCGGGGCAGCACATGAAATTCCTACAAAAAGTAGATCTTGGTTATAATAGAGAAAATGTATATCTGATCTCGAATATTAATATTCCTGAAAACAGGGAAGTTTTTAATGATAAGATACGCTCAATTCCAGGTGTTGAATATGTCGCATCAATAGGAAGTCTTCCGGGCGGGACGCTGCAAAAATACCAGATAAAAACGTTTGCAGAATCAGGTGAAAAGGACGGTATGTATGATCGCTTAATCGTTGATGATAATCTTATTCCTGCGCTGAATATGAGAATCATAAAGGGAAGAAATTTCTCCCGGTCTTTAAGTACCGACACCTTGAGATCTATCATTTTAAATGAAACCGCAGTAAAATATGCCGGTTGGGATGATCCGATCGGTAAGACCGTAAAGTTGTTCAACGAAGACGAGACAACTGAAGAGAGAGAGGTGATCGGCATTGTTAAGGATTTCAATTTTACAACTGTCAAAAGAGAGATCAATCCTATGTTCATCGTATATGATGATCGAATGTACCAAACAATGGTGAAACTCGATGGACGTAATGATGAGGAAACACTTGAAAAAATCACATCGGCACACCTGGAATTGGTTCCAGATGGTGATCTTCATGTCGAGACTTTCGACCAGCAGTTTTCATATCAATTTTATAGAGAGCGTAATTTCTCTGACCAGATTCGAATATTCTCTATTATTGCAATCATCATCTCATGCATGGGATTACTCGGTCTTTCTGCTTTCATGACTGAGCAGCGAACAAAAGAGATCGGTATCAGAAAAGTGATGGGAGCTACTTCAAAAAAAATAGCATTTCTTCTCACCAAAAGTTTCCTCAAATGGGTTCTCATCGCTAACGTTCTAGCAATTCCTATAACCTGGTATGCCATGAGCAAGTGGATCGATGGATTCGTCTATCGTTCCTCGATCAATCCAATTATATTTGTTCTTTCGGGTATTATTGTTGTTCTGATCGCAACTTTTGCAGTGAGTTTTCAGACAATCAGGGCAGCAAATCTTAATCCGGTCAAATCTATTAAGTATGAATAG
- a CDS encoding ankyrin repeat domain-containing protein, translating to MKIFLIILSTLLIISSQAISATIFEAIQNNNIDEVTTFVTDNPDILNERDEQYCDPLTVAAIAGNLDIMKYLISQGADINTIDREGSNLLHNAAANGHLEVVQYLLDQGFDINAEDANGNTALLFASSHNNFDLIKFLLDKGADLEAESINGTNVILNSAFAGNIEIVDFFIDKGFSVNHPNQWGVTPLMYASIVGNKDVVEFLLENGADVTAISNNGETALVWATIRMHFDIAELLMDKGLSYNDRNEHGATMFFSAGKSPMEAVTYMIENGADTNVEDSSGTTPLHIAAQRGNTEVATYLIEHGADVNKINEHGWTPLKFSLWSEDTSMMELLLEKGATIEIIDAECETGCQTYESSPLHLASRRGAADFMGILIDHGADVNIKNEEFKQTPLHLAAAMGYGDIVALLIESGCDESIKDINGKTAADLALEHGNLGIAKMLLGNETIEDAKPEELLQASLQESEIYIWFVTHSGWFARTKDHLLVFDYWRQNRPPDNPSIANGMFTFNEIKNLDVIVLVSHVHQDHYSPEIFTWNDSIPNITYVMGFDPHVANEEYIVMQPRTSVNVNGVDITAIYSNDTGVGFMVEADGVTILHPGDHANRERDFSGDYLDEIYYLQSLNKPIDIAFMPISGCNFGDNEAVRLGVHKTFEILEPTVFFPMHAGDYSPDYMEFVEQAYEDGATPLMYYQIFPGDRFYFNTSYLQ from the coding sequence ATGAAAATATTTCTAATAATCCTTTCTACTTTACTTATCATTTCATCACAAGCGATAAGTGCAACAATATTTGAAGCAATTCAAAACAACAATATCGATGAAGTAACAACGTTTGTAACAGACAATCCAGATATTCTGAACGAGCGGGATGAACAATACTGTGATCCCCTTACTGTAGCAGCAATTGCCGGCAATCTGGATATCATGAAATATCTCATTTCACAGGGGGCAGATATCAACACGATTGATCGTGAAGGAAGTAATCTTCTTCATAATGCTGCCGCAAATGGTCATCTCGAAGTTGTACAATATCTACTTGATCAGGGATTCGACATTAATGCAGAAGATGCAAATGGAAATACTGCGCTTCTCTTTGCTTCTTCACATAATAATTTCGACCTTATCAAATTCCTCCTCGATAAAGGGGCTGACCTTGAAGCAGAAAGTATTAATGGCACAAATGTCATTCTAAACAGTGCCTTCGCAGGCAATATTGAGATCGTTGATTTTTTTATAGATAAAGGATTCTCGGTTAATCATCCAAATCAATGGGGTGTAACACCGCTCATGTATGCTTCGATTGTCGGAAATAAAGACGTTGTTGAATTTCTCCTGGAGAATGGTGCAGATGTTACAGCTATTTCGAATAATGGAGAAACTGCATTAGTATGGGCTACGATTAGAATGCATTTTGACATTGCGGAGCTCTTAATGGATAAGGGATTAAGCTATAACGATCGTAACGAACACGGAGCTACCATGTTTTTTTCAGCCGGCAAGTCCCCGATGGAAGCTGTTACCTATATGATCGAGAATGGCGCTGATACGAATGTTGAGGATTCTTCTGGAACGACACCGTTACATATTGCTGCTCAAAGAGGCAATACTGAAGTTGCCACATATCTGATCGAGCATGGGGCTGATGTTAATAAGATAAACGAACACGGTTGGACACCACTTAAATTTTCGCTGTGGAGTGAAGACACTTCGATGATGGAACTTTTACTTGAAAAAGGTGCAACAATCGAAATCATCGATGCAGAATGTGAAACTGGCTGTCAGACTTATGAATCTTCCCCACTGCATCTTGCTTCAAGAAGAGGGGCTGCTGACTTCATGGGTATTCTTATTGACCATGGTGCTGATGTAAATATTAAAAATGAAGAATTCAAACAAACACCGCTTCATCTTGCAGCAGCGATGGGATATGGTGATATTGTTGCATTACTCATCGAGAGCGGATGTGATGAGAGTATAAAAGATATCAATGGTAAAACTGCAGCTGACTTAGCTCTTGAACATGGAAATCTTGGGATCGCAAAAATGCTTTTAGGTAATGAAACTATTGAAGATGCAAAACCCGAGGAACTCTTACAGGCATCCCTTCAAGAGAGTGAAATTTATATCTGGTTTGTAACGCACAGTGGCTGGTTTGCCCGAACAAAGGATCACTTGTTAGTCTTTGACTATTGGAGACAAAACAGACCCCCGGATAATCCATCAATCGCCAATGGAATGTTCACTTTTAATGAAATAAAAAATCTCGATGTGATCGTATTGGTTTCGCATGTACATCAAGACCATTATAGTCCTGAGATCTTCACATGGAATGATTCTATACCAAACATCACCTACGTCATGGGATTTGATCCGCACGTTGCAAATGAAGAGTATATTGTTATGCAACCACGTACTTCAGTTAATGTAAACGGAGTGGATATAACTGCTATCTATTCAAACGATACTGGAGTAGGTTTCATGGTCGAAGCAGATGGTGTGACCATACTCCATCCCGGTGATCATGCAAATCGAGAGAGAGATTTTTCTGGTGACTACCTCGATGAAATTTACTATTTGCAATCTCTGAACAAGCCTATTGATATTGCCTTCATGCCGATAAGCGGATGTAACTTTGGAGATAATGAAGCAGTACGACTCGGCGTTCATAAAACCTTTGAGATTCTCGAACCAACCGTCTTCTTCCCTATGCATGCCGGGGATTATTCTCCGGATTATATGGAATTTGTGGAACAAGCATATGAAGATGGTGCCACTCCTCTAATGTACTACCAGATTTTCCCGGGTGACAGATTCTATTTTAACACTTCCTATTTGCAGTAG
- a CDS encoding ABC transporter ATP-binding protein translates to MLRLQGAFKYFSNNYVKTYVLNDISLDVEKGEFVTVMGPSGAGKSTMLYILGMLDTLSDGEYFYREQPVHTLNEKQRTNLHRTEIGFVFQQYHLIDDLTVYENIELPLLYQKKPGKERKSRVCDLLDRFRIVGKKDLFPFQLSGGQQQLVGIARAIAGEPTLILADEPTGNLNSEQGTEIMDLFAKLNREGTTIIQVTHSKEKASYGNRIINLLDGRIV, encoded by the coding sequence ATGTTACGGTTGCAAGGTGCCTTCAAATACTTCTCGAACAACTATGTAAAAACGTATGTCTTGAATGACATCAGTCTTGATGTCGAAAAGGGAGAATTCGTCACGGTAATGGGTCCTTCCGGTGCAGGAAAATCTACAATGCTCTACATACTCGGCATGCTCGATACGCTCAGCGATGGTGAATACTTTTATAGAGAGCAGCCAGTGCATACACTTAATGAAAAGCAGAGGACCAATCTGCACAGAACAGAAATCGGATTTGTTTTCCAGCAATATCATCTGATCGACGATCTTACGGTGTATGAAAATATCGAATTACCTCTTCTTTATCAAAAGAAACCCGGGAAAGAAAGAAAATCCAGAGTATGTGATCTGCTTGATCGATTCAGGATCGTGGGAAAAAAGGATCTTTTTCCCTTCCAGCTTTCAGGAGGTCAGCAGCAGTTGGTTGGTATCGCACGAGCAATTGCCGGAGAACCCACACTCATTCTCGCAGATGAACCAACAGGTAACCTGAACTCTGAACAGGGCACTGAGATCATGGATCTTTTTGCAAAACTGAACAGGGAAGGCACCACGATCATACAGGTAACTCATTCAAAAGAAAAAGCATCATACGGAAATAGAATAATCAATCTGCTTGATGGCAGGATCGTTTAA